Below is a window of Camelina sativa cultivar DH55 chromosome 11, Cs, whole genome shotgun sequence DNA.
ATATAAATCCCGCTAActtaatcgaggatggagacactgatggaggtttcaaaagtgattctacagttagtagcattataggTTTGGAAGATTAGTCGGTGATTGATGTTTCTtatcaaaatttagagttttctcttcttaataatgttgatgattctggtACTGAAACAAAAGCTGTTTGACCGAGTAATTGAGAAgtgattttcaaatttgggaagttggaatggtaaaccgttttaaaattggtttcaagcCGGATTTATGCGGTTTTCTATCGGATTTGGTTCGTAAATCATTTAAACCTagatatatggagaaatatatgaaaacttTTTATTCAAATAGAAATAggttgagaatttatgattcgagaatatttgagatgaGGTTATAGTTTTAAGTAGTTTTGGTATAATGCGATACTTATGAggagtaaataggtcgttgatccttaacatgattatgacatatatcatgttttggattgtttataaagtttctattttgtatgtttgaattatctaagacttatatatataccatcgtgattataattttcaatttttttatttttattatgttatattaactttttatccgtttctcaacttttattaggttggtcataaaattattgtaatagagtagataattttcaccaggtGTTCATCCacaatatctttggagtaaaaaaaattcatggttaaagaaattatgtcacaaaacaattatagtaattacaagaactataattatgccaaaatgaaagtaaaataacataaaatttgtttaatttgttctgaagatattttataggtagtgataaagagcatactttaacaataaaataattttgggtgtaagaccaatctttaatggtaaaacatagagtaaaaatTGTACATGCTTACTAATgagatgttgctttgatgaactttttgcatgtaaaatattttgtgaataagttgtataacattttaaaaatttgacaataataatattcgtaatgatgagtatttgccAAAAtttttggtgggatataatttagctttaaattattgtaataatttttataatatattaaaaatatataaatagaaataagtgtatgaaagtaaatacaaatatgattttttttctaactaaaattatttatatatttaattcagaaaataaaatttctttttatattttaaaaaatttgtttaaaatttaggatttatttttttcaatactttttaaatCCGTACATCGTGCGGCCCTTATCtactaaattataaactaaaatctgaccaattttcaaaactaaattcATGAGTAAACCGAAAATTCTCATTTGGTGGAAATTTTCAAGAAATTTACCGGTTTATTCCCCCTAATGTCGAAGAAATAAAAACGATGGTATTTATTTTGttgcttaagaaaaaaaagaaaaatttggtcATCCAATCGTTTTCAtcgcaggaagaagaagaagaagaagtttgtttTTAAGCTCTGGGTCTTACATCTGAGATTATTAGATTAATCTCTCGAGCGAAACCCTAGATCCATTCTCCTCCATGGATTTCTCTCAGCGCTTATCGTCGATACTTGTCCTTGTCTTCGTGTCCATCACCGTAGCTTCCGCTGAAATTCGGAAATCAGAGATCCGATCCGATGACCGACCCATCATCCCTTTAGACGAATTCGGTTTCACTCACACCGGTCGTCTCGAGCTCGACGGGTCCAAGATCTCGCTTTCCAATAACAATCCCGATCTAGATCTCTCCAAAGTGGGCTTCTTCCTCTGCACTAGAGACGCTTGGGTTCATGTGATCCAACAGctccaagaagaagagatcacaTGCGCTTTGCAATCAGATCTCGTTAAGCATGTCTTCACCTTTAACAATCTCAAGGGGGGCGATAAGAGCAGCTTCTCCACCGTTTTCACGGAGAACGATGCAGATCAGTACTCTCTCGTCTTCGCCAATTGTCTCCAACAGGTCAAAATCAGTATGGACGTTAGATCCGCCATGTATAACCTCGAAGGCAAGAAGGGTGGTCGTGATTATCTCTCTGCTGGAAGAACTGTTCTTCCTAAGgtctatttcttcttctctgtcatCTATTTCTCTCTCGCTGCGACTTGGATCTACCTTCTCTACAAGAAACGTCTCACTGTTTTTGCAATCCATTTCTTCATGTTGGGAGTTGTTGTCTTGAAAGCTTTGAACCTTCTCTGTGAGGCTGAGGATAAGTCGTATATTAAGAAAACCGGAACAGCTCATGGTTGGGATGTcttgttttacattttcaatttcCTTAAGGGTATCACTCTTTTCACCTTGATCGTCTTGATCGGCACGGGTTGGTCTTTCTTGAAGCCCTACTTGCAGGACAAGGAAAAGAAGGTGTTGATGATTGTGATTCCCCTCCAGGTTGTCGCTAACTTTGCTCAGGTGGTTATCGATGAGACTGGACCATATGGCCAAGATTGGGTTACATGGAAACAAATCTTTTTGCTTGTTGATGTGGTCTGTTGCTGTGCTGTTCTCTT
It encodes the following:
- the LOC104724579 gene encoding protein GPR107-like, translating into MDFSQRLSSILVLVFVSITVASAEIRKSEIRSDDRPIIPLDEFGFTHTGRLELDGSKISLSNNNPDLDLSKVGFFLCTRDAWVHVIQQLQEEEITCALQSDLVKHVFTFNNLKGGDKSSFSTVFTENDADQYSLVFANCLQQVKISMDVRSAMYNLEGKKGGRDYLSAGRTVLPKVYFFFSVIYFSLAATWIYLLYKKRLTVFAIHFFMLGVVVLKALNLLCEAEDKSYIKKTGTAHGWDVLFYIFNFLKGITLFTLIVLIGTGWSFLKPYLQDKEKKVLMIVIPLQVVANFAQVVIDETGPYGQDWVTWKQIFLLVDVVCCCAVLFPIVWSIKNLREAAKTDGKAAVNLVKLTLFRQYYIVVICYIYFTRVVVYALETITSYKYMWTSVVASELATLAFYLFTGYKFRPEVHNPYFVVDDDEEEAAAEALKLEDEFEL